A part of Paenibacillus sp. 481 genomic DNA contains:
- the rpoC gene encoding DNA-directed RNA polymerase subunit beta': protein MDVNNFEFMKIGLASPEKIRSWSRGEVKKPETINYRTLKPEKEGLFCEKIFGPTKDWECHCGKYKRVRYKGVVCDRCGVEVTRQKVRRERMGHIELAAPVSHIWYFKGIPSRMGLGLDMSPRSLEEIIYFASYVVTDPGDTPLEKKQLLSEKEYRSYREKYGHAFQAGMGAEAVKKLLQDLDVDKELVHLKEELRTAQGQRRNRAIKRLEVIEAFRNSGNSPDWMILDVLPVIPPELRPMVQLDGGRFATSDLNDLYRRVINRNNRLKRLLDLGAPDIIVQNEKRMLQEAVDALIDNGRRGRPVTGPGNRPLKSLSHMLKGKQGRFRQNLLGKRVDYSGRSVIVVGPSLKMYQCGLPKEMALELFKPFVMKELVNKGLAHNIKSAKRKVERVSPEVWDVLEEVIREHPVLLNRAPTLHRLGIQAFEPILVEGRAIKLHPLVCTAYNADFDGDQMAVHVPLSAEAQAEARLLMLASGNILNPKDGKPVVTPSQDMVLGSYYLTVDNKDALGSGTIFASVNEAVSAYQRGAASLHARCVIPAKELGKTCFTEKQQGALIVTTVGRIIFNEIFPENFPYINEPTKRNLFEGTPDQYFIYEKGANIKEILQTLPETGAVGKDYLGQIIARCFETYHTTKTSIILDDIKQLGFTYSTRSGITIAVADVVVPPEKDEILRESDERVRVIMNQYRRGLITNEERYDRVIEVWSESKDKITGILMKSMDRFNSIMMMVDSKARGNKSQITQLGGMRGLMANPSGRIIELPIKSNFRDGLTVLEYFISTHGARKGLADTALRTADSGYLTRRLVDVAQDVIVREEDCGTDKGFTVSNITDGKEVIEGLYDRIEGRYCFETVRHPETGDIIAHRNELIDSDKADAIVEAGVERLQIRSVLSCRARHGVCKKCYGRNLATGKHVEIGEAVGIIAAQSIGEPGTQLTMRTFHTGGVAGDDITQGLPRIQELFEARNPKGQAIISEIDGVVKEIREAKDRREVEVQGEAETKVYSVTYGSRIRVYEGQVLEAGDEITDGSIDPKEMLRIKGIRGVQNYILQEVQRVYRNQGVEINDKHVEVMIKQMLRKIRIVDAGDTTLLPGSFADIHEYEAANKEAILSGNEPAVAKPVLLGITKASLETDSFLSAASFQETTRVLTDAAIKGKVDKLLGLKENVIIGKLIPAGTGMNRYRSVKIINPLHEEETEELVDSAAVGVAE from the coding sequence ATGGACGTCAACAATTTTGAATTTATGAAAATTGGGCTGGCCTCTCCCGAGAAGATTCGTTCTTGGTCGCGTGGCGAAGTCAAAAAGCCGGAGACGATAAACTATCGTACACTCAAGCCTGAGAAAGAAGGCTTGTTCTGTGAGAAAATTTTCGGACCGACAAAAGACTGGGAGTGTCATTGCGGTAAATATAAACGCGTTCGTTACAAAGGTGTAGTATGTGATCGATGCGGCGTTGAAGTAACACGCCAAAAAGTACGTCGCGAACGGATGGGCCATATTGAATTGGCTGCTCCAGTATCGCACATTTGGTATTTCAAAGGTATTCCAAGCCGTATGGGCTTGGGGCTTGATATGTCACCGCGTTCTTTGGAAGAGATCATTTACTTCGCTTCCTACGTGGTAACAGATCCAGGCGACACGCCATTGGAAAAGAAACAATTGCTGTCGGAGAAAGAGTACCGCAGCTATCGTGAGAAATACGGACACGCATTCCAAGCGGGTATGGGTGCAGAGGCTGTTAAGAAGCTTTTGCAAGACTTGGACGTAGATAAAGAACTTGTACACCTCAAAGAGGAACTTCGTACAGCTCAAGGTCAACGTCGTAACCGTGCGATTAAGCGCTTGGAAGTTATTGAGGCGTTCCGTAACTCTGGCAATAGCCCGGATTGGATGATACTTGACGTATTGCCGGTTATTCCACCGGAATTGCGTCCAATGGTACAGCTGGATGGCGGTCGTTTCGCGACTTCCGACTTGAATGATTTGTACCGTCGTGTCATTAACCGTAACAACCGTCTGAAGCGTTTGCTTGACTTGGGCGCACCGGACATTATCGTACAGAACGAGAAACGTATGCTCCAAGAAGCTGTGGATGCGCTCATCGACAACGGTCGCCGTGGTCGCCCAGTAACGGGTCCAGGTAACCGTCCGTTGAAATCGCTTAGCCACATGTTGAAAGGTAAGCAAGGACGTTTCCGTCAGAACTTGCTAGGTAAGCGTGTAGACTACTCTGGCCGTTCGGTTATCGTAGTTGGTCCTAGCTTGAAAATGTACCAATGTGGTTTGCCGAAGGAAATGGCGTTGGAGTTGTTCAAACCGTTCGTGATGAAAGAACTCGTGAACAAAGGTTTGGCACACAACATCAAGAGCGCGAAACGTAAAGTTGAGCGCGTAAGCCCTGAGGTATGGGACGTTCTAGAGGAAGTTATCCGTGAACACCCAGTTCTTCTTAACCGCGCACCAACTCTTCACCGTCTCGGTATTCAAGCATTTGAACCGATTTTGGTAGAAGGTCGCGCAATTAAGTTGCATCCGCTCGTTTGTACAGCGTATAACGCTGACTTCGACGGTGACCAGATGGCGGTTCACGTACCGTTGTCCGCAGAAGCACAAGCAGAAGCTCGCTTGCTCATGTTGGCATCCGGTAATATCTTGAACCCTAAAGACGGTAAGCCTGTCGTTACACCATCTCAGGATATGGTTTTAGGATCGTATTATTTGACGGTGGACAACAAGGATGCACTCGGTTCTGGTACAATCTTTGCATCTGTAAACGAAGCCGTGTCCGCATACCAACGCGGCGCAGCATCGCTGCATGCACGTTGTGTCATTCCGGCTAAAGAGCTTGGTAAGACTTGCTTTACAGAAAAACAACAAGGCGCGCTTATCGTAACAACGGTAGGACGCATCATTTTCAACGAAATATTCCCAGAGAACTTCCCTTACATCAATGAGCCGACAAAGCGTAACTTGTTTGAGGGAACACCTGATCAATATTTCATATATGAAAAAGGCGCGAATATTAAAGAGATCTTGCAAACTCTACCTGAAACTGGGGCAGTTGGCAAAGATTATCTTGGTCAAATTATCGCGCGCTGCTTTGAAACGTACCATACGACAAAAACGTCGATTATTTTGGACGATATCAAGCAGTTAGGCTTTACGTACTCCACTCGTTCTGGTATTACAATCGCTGTGGCAGACGTTGTCGTTCCTCCAGAGAAGGATGAAATTCTGAGGGAATCCGACGAAAGAGTTAGAGTGATTATGAACCAATATCGTCGTGGTCTTATCACGAACGAAGAGCGTTATGACCGTGTTATTGAAGTATGGTCCGAGTCAAAAGACAAGATCACAGGTATTTTGATGAAATCCATGGATCGTTTCAACTCCATCATGATGATGGTAGACTCCAAAGCACGGGGTAACAAATCGCAGATTACACAGCTGGGCGGTATGCGTGGTCTCATGGCCAACCCGTCTGGTCGTATTATCGAATTGCCAATCAAATCTAACTTCCGCGATGGTCTGACGGTCTTGGAGTACTTTATCTCCACTCACGGAGCGCGGAAAGGTCTCGCAGATACGGCGCTTCGTACAGCGGACTCGGGTTACTTGACTCGTCGTCTCGTTGACGTTGCACAAGACGTTATCGTACGAGAAGAAGATTGTGGCACAGATAAAGGCTTTACCGTTTCCAACATTACGGACGGCAAAGAGGTTATCGAGGGCTTGTACGACCGTATTGAAGGTCGCTACTGCTTCGAGACTGTTCGCCACCCGGAAACAGGTGACATTATTGCTCACCGCAATGAGCTGATCGATTCCGACAAAGCGGATGCGATCGTGGAAGCTGGCGTTGAACGTTTGCAAATTCGTTCCGTACTCAGCTGCCGTGCTCGTCACGGGGTTTGTAAGAAATGTTACGGACGCAACTTGGCAACTGGTAAACACGTTGAGATCGGTGAAGCTGTTGGTATTATCGCAGCGCAATCGATCGGTGAACCAGGTACACAGTTGACGATGCGTACGTTCCATACCGGTGGTGTTGCGGGAGACGATATTACACAAGGTTTGCCGCGTATCCAAGAGTTGTTCGAAGCGCGTAATCCGAAAGGTCAAGCGATTATTTCTGAAATCGACGGTGTCGTGAAAGAAATTCGTGAGGCTAAAGATCGTCGCGAAGTCGAAGTACAAGGTGAAGCAGAGACGAAAGTCTACTCCGTTACTTACGGATCACGTATCCGTGTATACGAAGGCCAAGTACTTGAAGCTGGTGACGAAATTACGGACGGTTCGATCGATCCGAAAGAAATGCTACGCATTAAAGGTATTCGTGGCGTGCAGAACTATATCTTGCAAGAAGTTCAGCGCGTTTACCGTAACCAGGGCGTAGAAATCAACGACAAGCACGTTGAAGTTATGATCAAGCAAATGTTGCGTAAAATTCGCATCGTCGATGCGGGTGACACGACGCTTCTACCAGGTTCGTTTGCAGATATTCACGAATACGAAGCAGCGAACAAGGAAGCAATCTTGTCCGGCAACGAGCCGGCTGTTGCGAAGCCAGTATTGCTTGGTATTACAAAAGCATCGCTTGAGACAGATTCCTTCTTGTCAGCGGCATCCTTCCAAGAGACAACTCGTGTCTTGACGGACGCAGCTATCAAAGGTAAAGTCGACAAATTGCTCGGCTTGAAGGAAAATGTTATTATCGGTAAGTTGATTCCAGCTGGTACAGGTATGAACCGATATCGCAGCGTTAAGATTATTAATCCGTTGCATGAGGAAGAAACCGAAGAACTAGTGGATTCTGCTGCTGTAGGCGTAGCTGAGTAA
- a CDS encoding ribosomal L7Ae/L30e/S12e/Gadd45 family protein, with product MWNDKGIQDSNVRIGAKQTLKMVELGKAIQVFVAEDAEPKVTSKVIALCQKQGVKLTYVSTMLELGKACNIEVGAATAAVIEDE from the coding sequence ATGTGGAATGATAAAGGGATTCAGGATTCTAATGTCAGAATCGGGGCCAAGCAGACCTTGAAAATGGTGGAGCTAGGCAAAGCCATTCAGGTGTTTGTGGCAGAAGATGCTGAACCAAAAGTCACTTCCAAAGTCATTGCACTTTGTCAGAAGCAAGGCGTTAAGCTTACTTATGTAAGTACAATGCTGGAACTTGGCAAAGCATGCAACATTGAAGTTGGAGCGGCTACAGCAGCTGTCATTGAAGATGAATAA
- the rpsL gene encoding 30S ribosomal protein S12, with protein sequence MPTINQLVRKGRKAKVTKSKSPALQKGFNALHRVETDLSAPQKRGVCTRVGTMTPKKPNSALRKYARVRLTNRIEVTAYIGGIGHNLQEHSVVLVRGGRVKDLPGVRYHIVRGALDTAGVNNRMQARSKYGTKRPKVKK encoded by the coding sequence ATGCCAACAATTAACCAATTGGTACGTAAAGGCCGTAAAGCTAAAGTTACTAAATCCAAGTCCCCTGCATTGCAGAAAGGATTCAACGCGTTGCATCGTGTTGAAACGGATTTAAGCGCGCCTCAAAAACGCGGTGTCTGCACTCGTGTAGGTACTATGACTCCGAAAAAACCGAACTCCGCACTTCGTAAATACGCTCGTGTACGTTTGACGAACCGTATTGAAGTAACGGCTTACATCGGTGGTATCGGTCATAACTTGCAAGAGCACAGCGTCGTTCTCGTACGTGGAGGTCGTGTAAAAGACCTTCCGGGTGTTCGCTACCATATCGTTCGCGGTGCATTAGACACTGCTGGTGTGAACAACCGTATGCAAGCTCGTTCCAAATACGGTACGAAGCGTCCTAAAGTGAAAAAATAA
- the rpsG gene encoding 30S ribosomal protein S7: MPRKGPVTKRDVLPDPVYNSKLVTRLINRIMLDGKRGVAQTILYDAFSLINERTGKEPMEVFEAAIKNIMPVLEVKARRVGGANYQVPIEVKPERRTSLGLRWLVNYSRNRGEKTMQERLAAEIIDASNNTGAAVKKREDTHKMAEANKAFAHYRW; the protein is encoded by the coding sequence ATGCCACGCAAAGGTCCAGTTACAAAACGTGACGTATTGCCGGATCCGGTATATAACAGCAAGTTGGTTACTCGTTTAATCAACCGCATTATGCTTGACGGTAAACGTGGTGTTGCTCAAACAATTTTGTACGATGCATTCAGCCTTATCAATGAGCGTACAGGCAAAGAGCCTATGGAAGTGTTTGAAGCAGCAATTAAAAATATCATGCCAGTACTTGAAGTTAAAGCTCGCCGTGTAGGTGGTGCTAACTATCAAGTGCCGATCGAAGTTAAACCAGAACGCCGCACATCCTTAGGATTGCGCTGGTTGGTTAACTACTCGCGTAACCGCGGAGAAAAAACTATGCAAGAGCGTTTGGCAGCAGAGATTATCGATGCTTCCAACAACACTGGTGCAGCAGTTAAGAAACGTGAAGATACGCACAAAATGGCTGAAGCAAACAAAGCGTTTGCACACTACCGTTGGTAG
- the fusA gene encoding elongation factor G: MARQFSLKNTRNIGIMAHIDAGKTTTTERILFYTGRTHKIGEVHEGAATMDWMEQEQERGITITSAATTAAWKEHRVNIIDTPGHVDFTVEVERSLRVLDGAVGVFSAKEGVEPQSETVWRQADRYGVPRIAYVNKMDIIGADYLNVIQSMKDRLQANAVAIQLPIGAENDFTGIIDLVEQKAHIFKDDLGRDVDIVEVPEEFKEQVAELRMELVEKVSELDEELMMKYLEGEELTIEEIKAGLRKGVVNVQIFPVICGSSYKNKGVQLMLDAVIDYLPAPIDVPDIKGTLEDGTEAIRKSSDSEPFSALAFKIMTDPYVGKLTFFRVYSGVLNSGSYVLNATKGKRERIGRILQMHANSREEIDTVYSGDIAAAVGLKDTGTGDTLCEEKNPVILESMNFPDPVIQIAVEPKTKADQDKMGVALSKLTEEDPTLRAHTDEETGQTILAGMGELHLEIIVDRMRREFKVETNVGKPQVAYRETFKSAAKVEGKFVRQSGGRGQYGHVWINFEPQEPGTGFVFENKVVGGVVPREYIAPVQAGIEESMKNGVIAGFPLVDIKATIFDGSYHDVDSSEMAFKIAGSMALKAAKEKCNPVLLEPIMKVEVTVPEEYMGDVMGMLNSRRGRIEGMDSRAGAQIIRAKVPLAEMFGYSTTLRSGTQGRGVFAMELSHYEEVPRSIAEEIISKSKGA; this comes from the coding sequence ATGGCTAGACAGTTCTCCTTGAAAAATACGCGTAACATCGGAATCATGGCTCACATCGATGCCGGTAAAACAACAACTACGGAGCGTATCTTGTTCTACACAGGCCGTACTCACAAGATTGGTGAGGTGCACGAAGGTGCAGCAACTATGGACTGGATGGAACAAGAGCAAGAGCGTGGTATCACGATTACTTCCGCTGCTACAACAGCAGCTTGGAAAGAACACCGTGTTAACATTATCGATACTCCGGGTCACGTTGACTTTACGGTAGAGGTTGAGCGTTCCTTGCGCGTATTGGACGGAGCAGTAGGTGTATTCTCTGCTAAAGAAGGCGTTGAGCCTCAATCCGAGACGGTTTGGCGTCAAGCTGACCGTTACGGCGTACCTCGTATTGCTTACGTAAACAAAATGGACATCATTGGCGCTGATTACCTCAACGTTATCCAGTCCATGAAAGACCGTTTGCAAGCGAACGCTGTAGCAATTCAATTGCCAATCGGCGCAGAGAACGACTTCACGGGTATTATTGACTTGGTAGAGCAAAAAGCTCACATCTTCAAAGATGACCTTGGCCGTGATGTTGACATTGTAGAAGTTCCAGAAGAGTTCAAAGAGCAAGTTGCTGAACTTCGTATGGAATTGGTCGAGAAGGTTTCCGAACTTGACGAAGAATTGATGATGAAATACCTCGAAGGTGAAGAGCTGACGATTGAAGAAATCAAAGCTGGTCTCCGTAAAGGTGTAGTAAACGTTCAAATCTTCCCAGTTATCTGTGGATCTTCTTACAAAAATAAAGGTGTTCAACTTATGTTGGATGCAGTTATTGACTACTTGCCAGCTCCAATTGATGTACCTGACATTAAAGGTACTCTTGAAGATGGTACAGAAGCAATCCGTAAATCCTCTGACTCTGAGCCGTTTTCGGCTCTAGCGTTTAAGATTATGACGGATCCTTACGTTGGTAAGTTGACGTTCTTCCGCGTATACTCTGGTGTATTGAACTCCGGATCTTACGTATTGAACGCAACAAAAGGCAAACGTGAGCGTATCGGCCGTATCCTTCAAATGCATGCAAACAGCCGCGAAGAAATCGACACTGTATATTCCGGTGACATCGCAGCTGCTGTAGGTTTGAAAGATACAGGTACAGGTGATACACTTTGTGAGGAGAAGAACCCGGTTATCTTGGAGTCCATGAACTTCCCTGATCCGGTTATCCAAATCGCAGTTGAGCCTAAGACTAAGGCTGACCAAGATAAAATGGGTGTAGCTTTGTCCAAGTTGACAGAGGAAGACCCAACATTGCGTGCACATACGGACGAAGAAACTGGCCAAACAATCTTGGCTGGTATGGGTGAGCTTCACTTGGAGATCATCGTTGACCGTATGCGTCGTGAGTTCAAAGTAGAAACAAACGTAGGTAAACCTCAGGTTGCTTACCGTGAAACGTTCAAATCTGCTGCTAAAGTAGAAGGTAAATTTGTTCGTCAATCCGGTGGTCGTGGTCAATACGGTCACGTTTGGATTAACTTCGAACCACAAGAACCAGGTACAGGCTTTGTGTTCGAAAATAAAGTTGTCGGTGGTGTTGTTCCTCGTGAATACATCGCTCCAGTTCAAGCTGGTATCGAAGAGTCGATGAAGAACGGCGTAATTGCTGGCTTCCCGCTCGTTGATATTAAGGCGACTATTTTCGACGGATCTTATCATGATGTTGACTCCAGTGAAATGGCGTTTAAGATTGCTGGTTCCATGGCACTTAAAGCAGCTAAAGAGAAGTGTAATCCTGTCTTGCTTGAGCCAATCATGAAAGTTGAAGTTACTGTTCCTGAAGAGTACATGGGCGACGTTATGGGTATGTTGAACTCCCGTCGTGGACGTATCGAAGGTATGGATAGCCGTGCAGGTGCACAAATTATCCGTGCTAAGGTACCTTTGGCGGAAATGTTCGGTTACTCCACAACACTTCGTTCCGGTACTCAAGGCCGTGGTGTATTCGCAATGGAACTTTCTCACTATGAAGAAGTTCCACGCAGCATCGCGGAAGAGATTATCTCTAAGAGCAAAGGCGCTTAA
- the tuf gene encoding elongation factor Tu, which produces MAKAKFERNKPHVNIGTIGHVDHGKTTLTAAITTVLSKKYGGAAVAFDQIDKAPEERERGITISTAHVEYETPSRHYAHVDCPGHADYVKNMITGAAQMDGAILVVSAADGPMPQTREHILLSRQVGVPYIVVFLNKCDMVEDEELLELVEMEVRDLLSEYEFPGDDTPIIRGSAREALQNSDGEWADKIVELFEQIDSYIPTPERDTDKPFLMPVEDVFSITGRGTVATGRVERGTIKVGDEIEIVGIQEETRKSVVTGVEMFRKLLDSAQAGDNVGALLRGVDRNNIERGQVLVKPGTVKPHTEFSAQVYVLTKEEGGRHKPFFTGYRPQFYFRTTDVTGIIDLPEGTEMVMPGDNITVTVNLINPIAIEEGTRFAIREGGRTVGAGAVASIIK; this is translated from the coding sequence ATGGCAAAGGCTAAGTTTGAACGTAATAAACCGCATGTTAACATCGGTACTATCGGTCACGTTGACCACGGTAAAACAACATTGACTGCTGCAATCACAACAGTATTATCTAAAAAATACGGTGGTGCTGCTGTAGCATTCGACCAAATCGATAAAGCTCCTGAAGAGCGCGAGCGCGGTATCACAATCTCTACTGCACACGTTGAGTATGAGACTCCAAGCCGTCACTACGCACACGTAGACTGCCCAGGTCACGCTGACTACGTTAAGAACATGATTACAGGTGCTGCTCAAATGGACGGCGCGATCTTGGTTGTATCTGCAGCTGACGGTCCAATGCCACAAACACGTGAGCACATCTTGCTTTCCCGCCAAGTAGGCGTTCCTTACATCGTTGTATTCTTGAACAAATGCGACATGGTTGAGGACGAAGAGTTGCTTGAGTTGGTAGAAATGGAAGTTCGTGACTTGTTGTCCGAGTACGAATTCCCAGGCGACGACACTCCAATCATCCGTGGTTCTGCTCGCGAAGCGTTGCAAAACTCCGATGGTGAGTGGGCTGACAAGATCGTAGAATTGTTCGAGCAAATCGACAGCTACATCCCAACGCCAGAGCGCGACACTGACAAGCCTTTCTTGATGCCTGTTGAGGACGTATTCTCCATCACTGGCCGTGGTACAGTTGCTACAGGTCGTGTAGAGCGTGGTACTATCAAAGTTGGCGACGAGATCGAAATCGTTGGTATCCAAGAAGAAACTCGCAAATCCGTTGTTACGGGCGTTGAAATGTTCCGTAAATTGCTTGACTCCGCTCAAGCAGGTGACAACGTTGGCGCATTGCTTCGTGGTGTAGACCGCAACAACATCGAGCGTGGTCAAGTATTGGTTAAGCCAGGCACAGTTAAACCACACACTGAGTTTTCTGCTCAAGTGTACGTTTTGACTAAAGAAGAGGGTGGCCGTCACAAGCCGTTCTTCACTGGCTACCGTCCACAGTTCTACTTCCGTACAACGGACGTAACTGGTATCATCGACTTGCCAGAAGGCACAGAAATGGTTATGCCAGGCGACAACATCACTGTAACAGTTAACCTTATCAATCCAATCGCGATTGAAGAAGGTACTCGCTTCGCGATCCGCGAAGGTGGCCGTACAGTTGGTGCTGGCGCAGTAGCATCTATCATTAAATAA
- a CDS encoding globin-coupled sensor protein has translation MVIKKWIESFRNRKHSTNEQAQFSVNEVVALGVINIPLHHELRKQMEIIALTELDLTLLQKLKPVLIPHMDELTEVFYKTVLSIEHLKDIIETNSSIDRLKITLRNHIEEMFDGVIDEAYVQKRVKIAEVHRRIGLESKWYMGAFQNLQRFIIDKVHECVSSSTERVPFIHAINKMMNLEQQLVLEAYDEDRLRVEREMQYDKVKSELKENISQLSMNLAQLTFETNGTIKQLIERSISVSHSVQESNESAMVNQDKAIEGGKMMTQFVERIHNIDALTQEMQTQIKDLKETSMRIRSIIDAVKEIAEQTNLLSLNASIEAARAGEYGAGFAVVAKEVSKLAANTKRTLADIEELIGNSNLVTNSVVYTIVNVQTNVTAVKAQAEETIHTFEDILKQADTGVEHMKHVQGEMETLLSSIKNIGDGTAHVADSAERLNQVALQI, from the coding sequence ATGGTTATAAAAAAGTGGATTGAAAGCTTTCGAAACCGTAAACATTCAACAAATGAGCAAGCGCAATTTAGCGTTAATGAGGTCGTTGCTTTAGGCGTCATTAACATTCCTCTTCATCATGAACTTCGTAAACAAATGGAAATTATAGCGTTAACTGAATTGGATTTAACATTACTCCAAAAACTTAAACCAGTCCTAATTCCACATATGGACGAACTCACAGAAGTTTTTTATAAGACTGTTCTTAGTATTGAGCACTTAAAGGATATTATTGAAACAAACAGCTCCATTGATCGATTGAAAATTACATTACGCAATCATATTGAAGAAATGTTTGACGGTGTTATTGATGAGGCATATGTACAGAAGCGAGTAAAAATTGCTGAAGTACACAGACGGATTGGACTTGAATCCAAGTGGTATATGGGGGCATTTCAAAATCTACAAAGATTCATTATAGATAAAGTACATGAATGTGTTTCTTCTTCAACTGAACGAGTTCCATTTATACATGCCATTAATAAAATGATGAATTTAGAGCAGCAACTGGTGCTTGAGGCGTACGATGAAGATCGTTTACGTGTTGAACGGGAGATGCAGTACGATAAAGTGAAAAGTGAGTTGAAGGAAAATATATCACAGCTCAGTATGAATCTGGCGCAGCTCACTTTTGAAACGAATGGTACAATCAAGCAATTGATTGAGCGAAGCATATCTGTTAGTCATTCCGTGCAGGAATCAAATGAATCGGCGATGGTGAATCAAGACAAAGCTATAGAAGGCGGAAAAATGATGACGCAGTTTGTTGAGCGTATTCATAATATTGATGCGTTAACTCAAGAAATGCAGACACAAATTAAAGACCTTAAAGAGACCTCCATGCGAATCCGGTCGATAATTGATGCGGTAAAGGAAATTGCAGAACAAACGAATTTATTGTCACTCAATGCATCGATTGAAGCCGCTAGAGCTGGTGAGTACGGAGCAGGTTTTGCTGTAGTTGCAAAAGAAGTGAGCAAGTTAGCAGCCAATACCAAACGAACATTAGCAGATATTGAAGAACTAATCGGCAATTCTAACTTAGTTACAAACTCTGTCGTATATACCATAGTAAACGTACAAACGAATGTCACTGCTGTTAAAGCTCAGGCCGAGGAGACGATACATACATTCGAGGATATATTGAAGCAAGCTGATACAGGGGTTGAGCATATGAAGCATGTACAAGGTGAAATGGAAACATTGCTTTCTTCTATTAAAAACATCGGCGATGGAACAGCTCATGTTGCGGATTCGGCAGAACGTTTAAATCAGGTAGCACTGCAAATTTAG
- the rpsJ gene encoding 30S ribosomal protein S10: MAKQKIRIRLKAYDHRVLDQSAEKIVETAKRSGAGVSGPIPLPTEKQIITILRAVHKYKDSREQFEMRTHKRLIDIVNPTPQTVDALMRLDLPSGVDIEIKL; this comes from the coding sequence ATGGCAAAGCAAAAAATTCGTATTCGCTTGAAAGCGTACGATCACAGAGTTCTCGACCAATCGGCTGAGAAAATCGTTGAAACGGCAAAACGTTCCGGTGCAGGTGTATCCGGTCCAATCCCGTTGCCAACTGAGAAGCAAATCATCACGATTTTGCGTGCGGTACACAAGTACAAGGATTCTCGCGAGCAGTTCGAAATGCGCACTCATAAGCGCTTGATCGACATCGTGAATCCAACGCCGCAAACAGTTGATGCGTTGATGCGACTGGACCTGCCGTCCGGTGTAGATATCGAAATTAAGCTGTAA
- the rplC gene encoding 50S ribosomal protein L3 yields the protein MKGILGKKLGMTQVFTPEGNVIPVTVIEAGPCVVLQKKDVENDGYEAIQIGFADKKASRTNKPEIGHAKKANATPKRYVKEVRGVDLSQYEVGQELKANMFAEGEFVDVTGTSKGKGFAGVIKRWGQSRGPMAHGSRYHRGPGSMGSIQANRVPKGKRLPGHMGTETITIQNLEVIKVDTERNVILVKGSIPGPKNSFVNVKQAVKM from the coding sequence ATGAAAGGTATCTTAGGTAAAAAATTGGGTATGACTCAAGTCTTTACTCCAGAAGGTAACGTTATTCCAGTAACGGTAATCGAAGCTGGTCCTTGCGTAGTTCTTCAAAAGAAAGACGTTGAGAACGATGGATACGAAGCTATCCAAATCGGTTTTGCTGATAAGAAAGCTAGCCGTACAAACAAGCCGGAAATCGGTCATGCAAAAAAAGCTAACGCAACTCCTAAGCGCTACGTTAAAGAAGTTCGTGGTGTGGATCTTTCGCAATACGAAGTTGGCCAAGAATTGAAAGCCAACATGTTTGCTGAAGGTGAGTTCGTAGACGTAACGGGTACTTCCAAAGGTAAAGGCTTCGCCGGCGTTATTAAACGTTGGGGACAAAGCCGCGGACCAATGGCTCACGGATCCCGTTATCACCGTGGTCCAGGTTCCATGGGTTCCATTCAAGCGAACCGCGTACCTAAAGGCAAACGCCTTCCAGGTCACATGGGTACTGAGACAATCACAATTCAAAACCTTGAAGTTATTAAAGTGGATACAGAACGTAATGTTATCCTCGTTAAAGGTTCCATTCCAGGACCTAAAAATAGCTTCGTTAACGTTAAACAAGCAGTAAAAATGTAA